The Candidatus Wallbacteria bacterium genome window below encodes:
- a CDS encoding YdeI/OmpD-associated family protein: MKTFYAKDRQDWRNWLSENHDSCKEVWLIYYKAHTGKPRVPYDDAVEEAICFGWIDSIIRKLDEQRFCQKFTPRKPGSLWSKPNLKRADMMISQEKMTQKGLELYRIAVEKGQFVAEKEEQLSVDLITLFKANREAYSRFCNLPGNRTSNYIGWIMSAKGHETRIRRLNRLIGAILNGEDLIRKL; this comes from the coding sequence ATGAAGACTTTTTACGCAAAGGACAGGCAGGACTGGCGCAACTGGCTTTCCGAAAATCACGATTCCTGCAAGGAGGTGTGGCTGATCTATTACAAGGCGCATACCGGAAAACCCAGAGTGCCTTATGATGATGCCGTTGAAGAGGCCATCTGCTTCGGCTGGATCGACAGCATCATTAGGAAGCTGGATGAGCAGCGCTTCTGCCAGAAATTCACACCGAGAAAACCCGGAAGCCTCTGGTCAAAACCGAATCTCAAGCGTGCCGATATGATGATTTCTCAAGAGAAGATGACACAAAAGGGACTGGAGCTTTACAGGATTGCTGTTGAAAAAGGGCAGTTCGTTGCTGAAAAGGAAGAACAACTGTCTGTTGACCTTATTACCCTATTCAAAGCGAACAGGGAGGCATATTCCCGGTTCTGCAATCTCCCAGGGAATAGAACGAGCAACTATATAGGCTGGATAATGTCGGCAAAAGGGCATGAAACAAGGATCAGGCGGCTAAACAGGCTGATTGGAGCGATCCTGAATGGCGAAGACTTGATCCGGAAACTTTAA
- a CDS encoding DUF5655 domain-containing protein has product MGNKTIKEKPLWKCPKCNRHFANCDQSHSCVKASEEDFLKGRSAHEVALYRTFVKELESIGPILLAPAKTRVGFQVRMIFAAANKLSNGCLDAHVVLARRLEKSRFRKIETVSPRNHVHHFRIERLEDFDTELREWFKEAYSVGKQEH; this is encoded by the coding sequence ATGGGAAATAAAACTATTAAAGAAAAGCCTCTTTGGAAATGTCCCAAATGTAATAGGCATTTTGCCAACTGTGATCAGTCGCATTCTTGCGTTAAGGCTTCTGAAGAAGACTTTCTCAAGGGACGCTCCGCCCACGAGGTTGCCTTATACAGAACCTTCGTTAAAGAACTGGAATCAATTGGTCCCATACTTCTTGCACCGGCCAAAACAAGAGTTGGTTTTCAGGTGAGAATGATTTTTGCTGCGGCAAATAAGCTTTCTAATGGGTGTTTGGATGCTCATGTGGTCCTTGCAAGACGACTTGAAAAGTCACGCTTCAGAAAAATTGAAACAGTATCCCCTAGAAATCACGTACATCACTTCAGAATCGAACGTCTGGAAGACTTTGACACGGAACTTAGAGAATGGTTTAAAGAAGCGTATAGTGTTGGAAAACAGGAACACTGA
- a CDS encoding arginase family protein, translating to MKYILGIPSAWGSFFNGPEASPAAIREAGLSDAFKSRGVEFEDLGDLQLPPLMSRHSVPPIRHYPSPRIVWELTLKELEPVIRKSDRVLLLGGDCSIVIGSMKAMNTVYGNSAYLLYLDGHMDCEIPVADKCAGAAGFGLYLLTEPNPFWPSPTITEQQLMIMGVHVMPTDCKKVLPHLSLAQMRKTGIRVSALKILSAIGAGMKILVHLDVDVMNQETMPAAYSPGNEGLTLDEMQELLSVVMQDQRVKLLEVTEFDPQKDPAGKSGADIVKLLAGAL from the coding sequence ATGAAGTACATTTTGGGAATTCCTTCAGCCTGGGGATCATTTTTCAATGGACCTGAAGCGAGCCCTGCGGCGATCCGCGAAGCCGGACTTTCCGATGCATTCAAATCAAGAGGCGTGGAATTCGAGGATCTTGGCGATCTGCAGCTTCCTCCATTGATGTCCAGGCACAGCGTACCACCCATCAGGCATTACCCGTCCCCCAGGATTGTCTGGGAATTGACCTTGAAGGAGCTAGAGCCTGTGATCAGGAAAAGCGACCGGGTATTGCTGCTCGGCGGAGACTGCAGCATAGTAATCGGTTCCATGAAAGCCATGAATACTGTCTATGGAAATTCAGCATATCTTCTCTATCTCGACGGACACATGGATTGCGAGATTCCTGTGGCAGATAAATGCGCAGGCGCGGCAGGCTTCGGCCTCTATCTGCTCACGGAGCCAAATCCATTCTGGCCTTCTCCGACCATCACTGAACAGCAGCTGATGATTATGGGAGTGCATGTCATGCCGACTGACTGCAAAAAAGTTCTGCCTCATTTAAGCCTTGCACAGATGCGCAAAACAGGTATCCGCGTCTCTGCCTTGAAGATTCTCTCTGCAATCGGGGCAGGCATGAAAATATTGGTGCATCTGGACGTGGATGTAATGAATCAGGAAACCATGCCTGCAGCTTATTCTCCAGGTAATGAAGGGCTGACACTTGATGAAATGCAGGAACTGCTGTCAGTTGTCATGCAGGATCAGCGGGTGAAACTGCTTGAAGTGACTGAATTCGATCCTCAGAAAGATCCTGCAGGCAAATCAGGAGCAGATATAGTAAAGCTGCTCGCAGGAGCGCTCTGA
- a CDS encoding SH3 domain-containing protein: MLYQVCVFIILSELLLCPVVHAGYNAREVLEAVITASDVSAEDEALWRHYVEQPQPSVDEVRAMIAAAAKEFSVPSSILETVGYLESNWIQIGPTIDRGWGVMHLVENDRVDTLGEAAGLLNCERQVLKDDPQANIRGAAALLASFAGEKRAGFSRLEDWFDAVKKLSGLYEEEFQEMQSGQYFRILKKGVSEINLFNQEVRVCAQKSIDMELIESKMPKYKSWKAEAARSRADYPGAISDITSCNYTGGRNHNIDTWVNHWMGMGTYAGAISWFHNPSASASTQFCIRHDDGEITQVVRVADTSWNCGSPTGLANNSRSISVEHEATVAHPEWWNSQAMIQASGRMIRFFADQYGIPVQRGCPGITEHKAMQGCSTDCAGNIPWPDLWAVITGSNPGPVPNGNQTGHISVDTAANVRSGPGTEFPVIASLNNGVQVQILGKEDTWYKVIIPDGRTGYVHESLVAL, translated from the coding sequence ATGCTGTATCAAGTGTGCGTCTTTATCATACTGAGCGAGCTTTTACTATGCCCGGTGGTTCATGCTGGATACAATGCCCGGGAAGTCCTGGAGGCTGTGATCACTGCGTCGGATGTATCGGCAGAGGACGAGGCGTTGTGGCGCCACTATGTCGAACAGCCGCAGCCGTCAGTGGATGAGGTCCGGGCTATGATCGCCGCTGCTGCCAAAGAATTCTCGGTTCCGTCTTCGATCCTGGAAACCGTCGGCTACCTGGAAAGCAACTGGATCCAGATCGGTCCCACCATCGACCGCGGCTGGGGCGTCATGCACCTGGTCGAGAACGACAGAGTCGACACCCTGGGCGAGGCTGCAGGCCTCCTGAACTGTGAGCGGCAGGTCCTCAAAGACGATCCGCAAGCCAACATCAGGGGAGCGGCAGCCCTGCTGGCCAGCTTTGCCGGCGAAAAACGCGCCGGTTTTTCCCGCCTCGAGGACTGGTTCGATGCTGTGAAAAAACTTAGCGGCCTGTACGAAGAGGAATTCCAGGAAATGCAGTCCGGCCAGTACTTCCGCATCCTGAAAAAAGGGGTCAGCGAGATCAACCTCTTCAATCAGGAAGTGAGAGTCTGCGCCCAGAAATCAATCGACATGGAACTGATCGAGTCCAAGATGCCTAAATACAAATCCTGGAAGGCTGAAGCAGCCCGGTCCCGCGCTGATTACCCGGGCGCGATTTCCGACATCACTTCCTGCAATTACACCGGCGGCAGGAATCACAACATTGACACCTGGGTCAATCACTGGATGGGCATGGGCACATACGCAGGCGCAATTTCCTGGTTTCACAACCCGAGCGCCAGCGCCAGCACCCAATTCTGCATCAGGCACGACGACGGTGAAATCACCCAGGTCGTCAGAGTAGCTGACACAAGCTGGAACTGCGGCTCCCCTACAGGCCTGGCAAACAACTCCCGCTCGATCAGCGTCGAGCACGAGGCAACTGTCGCCCATCCAGAATGGTGGAACAGCCAGGCTATGATCCAGGCCAGCGGCAGGATGATCCGCTTTTTCGCCGACCAGTACGGCATCCCGGTCCAGCGCGGCTGCCCCGGCATCACCGAACACAAGGCCATGCAGGGATGCAGCACAGACTGCGCAGGCAACATCCCCTGGCCGGATCTCTGGGCTGTGATCACAGGCAGCAATCCTGGTCCAGTTCCCAACGGAAACCAGACCGGCCATATTTCCGTGGATACGGCCGCCAATGTCCGCTCCGGCCCGGGAACGGAATTTCCTGTGATCGCCTCGCTGAATAATGGAGTTCAGGTGCAGATCCTCGGCAAGGAAGACACCTGGTACAAAGTGATTATCCCCGACGGCAGAACCGGTTATGTACATGAGTCGCTGGTAGCGCTCTGA
- a CDS encoding ClbS/DfsB family four-helix bundle protein, with protein MKKIYDDKIMEVNLKSGSDFFVAGETFKAPLSREIQKEYNNLIRQAAGLSTEQRTRKEISGTGGLVSPADLIAYQIGWGKLVIGWYEAGIKGIMPDMPGDGFNTWNYTGLALHFYEKYQFHSQDEQYQEFFSIVQRLIRIVEAEHGIGNLEKPGVWEWCRLKSGKYWPLSKWIRVNTVSPYKKAAGMIKKTRGFK; from the coding sequence GTGAAGAAAATTTATGATGATAAAATCATGGAAGTGAACCTAAAATCCGGGTCTGATTTTTTTGTAGCCGGAGAAACTTTCAAAGCCCCATTGAGCAGAGAAATCCAAAAGGAATACAATAACCTAATCCGTCAGGCAGCGGGCCTTTCTACTGAACAGAGGACCAGAAAGGAAATCAGTGGAACAGGCGGACTGGTCAGTCCGGCTGATCTCATCGCCTACCAGATCGGATGGGGAAAATTGGTCATCGGCTGGTATGAAGCAGGAATCAAAGGAATCATGCCCGACATGCCGGGGGATGGTTTTAATACCTGGAATTACACAGGACTGGCACTGCATTTTTATGAAAAATATCAATTCCACAGCCAAGACGAACAGTATCAGGAATTTTTCAGCATAGTACAGCGTTTGATCCGAATCGTGGAAGCTGAGCACGGGATCGGCAACCTCGAAAAACCTGGAGTGTGGGAATGGTGCAGACTCAAGTCCGGCAAATACTGGCCCCTGAGCAAGTGGATTCGGGTAAACACTGTGTCACCTTACAAAAAAGCTGCGGGTATGATAAAAAAAACTAGAGGATTCAAATAG
- a CDS encoding type II toxin-antitoxin system death-on-curing family toxin produces the protein MKEILFLTLAEVLDIHRELIEEFGGSPGLRDLGLLESALALPAAGFDATYFHEDIFAMAAAYLFHLCRNHPFLDGNKRTAALAAYAFLGLNGLDLTASPAAYYNLVMRVAEGKSGKDKISAFFRKYCRGL, from the coding sequence ATGAAGGAAATCCTGTTCCTCACTCTGGCGGAAGTGCTGGACATTCACCGGGAGCTGATCGAAGAATTCGGAGGAAGCCCCGGCCTCCGTGATCTTGGTCTTCTTGAATCTGCTCTGGCTCTTCCTGCGGCCGGATTTGATGCCACTTATTTCCATGAAGACATTTTTGCCATGGCTGCGGCATATCTGTTCCATCTCTGCCGGAACCATCCCTTCCTGGACGGCAACAAACGCACTGCGGCACTTGCAGCTTACGCATTTCTCGGTTTGAATGGTCTTGATCTGACTGCTTCGCCTGCAGCATATTATAATCTGGTGATGCGGGTCGCTGAAGGCAAATCAGGCAAAGACAAAATCAGCGCATTCTTCAGGAAATACTGCCGGGGACTATAG
- a CDS encoding homocysteine biosynthesis protein, producing the protein MAKSIEEINDKIAKKTVKVLTAEEMTRLVAETGPEKAAAQVDVVTTGTFGAMCSSGMWFNTGHSDPPIKMTKVWLNDVEAYTGLAAVDGYIGATQMSETRGMKYGGAHVIEDLINGKPVILRAVAYGTDCYPRKEIVTEITLADLNQALMFNPRNAYQRYNAAANTGAKTLYTYMGKLLPSVQNATYSGAGELSPINNDPDFRTIGIGTRIFLNGARGHIVGSGTQHNPDTGFSTLMVQGNVKEMLTEYVRAAVFKNYGCTLYVGIGVPIPVLDADIAKRTGIANRDLTVDVLDYSKPTRNRPALGKVTYEELKSGNVIIDGKKVRTAPISSYAKAKKIAGTLKQWIEKGEFLLSQTSERLSKKSVYKPMIQQEPAGFSSPRTIDITGALKDKVSKDNRLCVECGLCIGVCSNGAYTRDPDWHIHLDSSRCVSCGQCRDICPFDAIALKEGEVCVKNC; encoded by the coding sequence ATGGCTAAATCGATAGAAGAAATTAATGATAAGATCGCCAAGAAAACAGTCAAGGTGCTTACAGCAGAAGAAATGACCAGACTGGTCGCGGAAACCGGACCTGAAAAAGCTGCCGCGCAGGTCGATGTCGTCACTACAGGAACTTTCGGCGCCATGTGCTCGTCGGGGATGTGGTTCAATACCGGCCATTCAGACCCGCCGATCAAAATGACCAAAGTCTGGCTGAATGATGTCGAAGCCTATACCGGCCTAGCTGCCGTTGACGGCTATATCGGAGCAACTCAGATGTCTGAGACGAGAGGAATGAAATATGGCGGAGCGCATGTCATAGAAGACCTGATTAACGGAAAACCGGTCATTCTGCGGGCAGTGGCCTATGGAACAGACTGCTATCCCCGCAAGGAAATCGTGACTGAAATCACCCTGGCAGACCTGAATCAGGCCCTGATGTTCAATCCCCGCAACGCCTATCAGCGTTACAACGCTGCCGCCAACACAGGTGCCAAAACTCTCTATACTTACATGGGTAAACTTTTACCCAGTGTTCAAAACGCAACCTATTCCGGTGCAGGCGAACTTTCTCCCATCAACAATGACCCTGATTTCAGGACTATCGGCATCGGCACGCGTATTTTTCTCAACGGAGCCCGCGGACACATAGTAGGCAGCGGTACTCAGCATAACCCTGATACCGGATTTTCCACCCTGATGGTGCAGGGTAATGTCAAGGAGATGCTTACGGAATACGTAAGGGCAGCCGTATTCAAGAATTACGGCTGCACGCTGTATGTCGGCATCGGTGTGCCGATTCCGGTGCTCGACGCAGATATCGCCAAACGGACAGGCATTGCCAACCGCGACCTCACGGTGGATGTGCTCGACTACAGCAAGCCAACCAGGAATCGACCGGCGCTTGGAAAAGTGACCTATGAAGAACTCAAGTCAGGCAATGTGATTATAGACGGAAAAAAGGTGCGTACTGCTCCGATTTCCAGCTATGCCAAGGCAAAGAAGATCGCAGGCACTCTGAAGCAATGGATCGAGAAAGGCGAATTTCTGCTCAGTCAGACCTCGGAACGCCTGTCAAAGAAAAGCGTTTACAAGCCTATGATCCAGCAGGAACCGGCAGGGTTTTCAAGTCCCAGGACAATCGACATCACCGGGGCTCTGAAGGACAAAGTGTCTAAAGACAACAGGCTCTGCGTAGAATGCGGGCTCTGCATCGGAGTTTGCAGCAATGGAGCTTACACCCGTGATCCGGACTGGCACATCCATCTTGACTCCTCTCGCTGTGTTTCCTGCGGCCAGTGCCGCGATATCTGCCCTTTCGACGCGATTGCCTTGAAGGAGGGAGAGGTATGCGTGAAGAACTGTTGA
- a CDS encoding AbrB/MazE/SpoVT family DNA-binding domain-containing protein — translation MIKHLFKHGNSLALLIDKSILELLGADEKTEFHLTTDGRSLVISPISDPDRPEKLKKTKQKGKRKYSRMLKKLAE, via the coding sequence ATGATCAAGCATCTGTTCAAGCATGGGAATAGTCTGGCTCTGCTGATAGACAAGAGCATACTCGAACTTCTGGGAGCTGACGAGAAAACAGAGTTCCATCTTACCACTGACGGAAGATCACTCGTGATTTCTCCGATTTCAGACCCGGACCGACCTGAAAAATTGAAGAAAACTAAGCAAAAGGGCAAGCGCAAGTACTCCAGGATGTTGAAAAAACTCGCGGAATGA
- a CDS encoding aspartate kinase: MKVMKFGGGCLKDAADFIRTADIIRNDTDETIVVVSAVSGVTDLLLSGIQTALDSEHNVPGLLSNLLSVHENIVKSCIRKPKERLQVMKAIEQRIDNLKRQFFGAAYSGEISAALKAVILSYGERFSALILSGVLNDIGLDAEAMEADKIGMITDESCENATMIPELVRKEMREQLIQAVGCGRISVVTGFFGRSETGKVTTFGRNGSDYSAAVVAYAVNADSLEIWKDVDGFMTADPKMVKNAGRIDRLSYYEAAELSYFGAKILHPRTVEPLVELGTPLYIKNVGKPDSNGTLIGAPGYTREDIIKSVTCSRKMAVLRIQGPGIGFKPGIISEIGRLIAGAGINIYSVITSQTCINLLVDKGDSSKGIEVLSPLCGGVIEKIDLQDRIALIGAVGEGLIHTPGLAARMFTVVAREHVNIQMISAGASDIAYYFIVDEEDVEKAIIAIHGEFFCV, encoded by the coding sequence ATGAAAGTCATGAAATTCGGAGGCGGCTGCCTAAAAGATGCCGCTGATTTTATCCGGACTGCTGATATTATCAGAAATGACACTGACGAGACCATTGTCGTAGTATCGGCTGTGTCCGGAGTGACCGATCTGCTTCTCTCAGGAATTCAGACAGCCCTCGACTCGGAACACAATGTTCCGGGACTCCTCTCGAACCTGCTTTCAGTTCATGAGAACATAGTCAAATCATGCATCCGCAAACCCAAAGAACGCCTCCAAGTGATGAAAGCCATTGAACAACGGATTGACAATCTTAAGAGACAATTTTTCGGTGCAGCTTATTCCGGTGAGATCAGCGCTGCGCTCAAAGCCGTGATTTTAAGTTACGGAGAAAGGTTTTCCGCTTTGATTCTGTCCGGCGTTTTGAACGACATCGGCTTGGATGCTGAGGCCATGGAAGCCGACAAAATAGGGATGATCACAGATGAGTCCTGTGAAAATGCCACAATGATTCCGGAACTGGTCAGAAAGGAGATGAGGGAGCAACTGATCCAGGCAGTCGGCTGCGGAAGAATATCGGTTGTGACCGGCTTTTTCGGCCGATCTGAAACCGGAAAGGTGACGACTTTCGGCCGCAACGGATCTGATTATTCCGCAGCAGTCGTTGCTTATGCCGTTAACGCGGATTCCCTGGAGATCTGGAAGGATGTGGATGGCTTCATGACCGCAGACCCGAAGATGGTGAAGAATGCCGGTCGCATCGACCGGCTGTCTTACTACGAAGCAGCGGAACTTTCGTATTTCGGAGCCAAAATCCTGCATCCCCGTACTGTGGAACCGCTGGTGGAGCTTGGAACGCCCCTGTACATCAAAAATGTCGGTAAACCGGACAGCAACGGTACCTTAATAGGCGCGCCCGGTTATACAAGGGAGGATATAATCAAAAGCGTTACCTGCAGCCGCAAGATGGCTGTATTGCGCATCCAGGGACCCGGCATCGGGTTCAAACCAGGCATCATCAGCGAAATCGGCCGCCTGATCGCAGGCGCAGGGATCAACATCTATTCGGTCATCACTTCTCAAACCTGTATCAATCTGCTTGTTGACAAGGGAGACTCGAGTAAGGGAATCGAAGTTCTGTCCCCTCTTTGCGGGGGGGTGATTGAGAAAATCGACCTGCAGGACAGGATCGCCTTGATCGGAGCCGTGGGAGAAGGCCTGATCCACACACCTGGTCTGGCTGCGCGCATGTTCACAGTTGTGGCCAGGGAACACGTCAATATTCAGATGATCTCGGCTGGTGCATCAGACATTGCCTACTACTTCATTGTGGACGAGGAAGACGTAGAAAAGGCAATCATTGCCATACATGGAGAATTCTTTTGCGTATGA
- a CDS encoding UPF0280 family protein, producing the protein MREELLKIYETIARVTAEEERFIRIAEAEIILRRNELTAYISQDPYFRTTLMSHSVSENAPEIIKRMTKATAGFGIGPMAAVAGAIAEYAVRAMAAAGSRYAIVDNGGDIAMLIDRPVTVGIFTGAAGVRSFGLRFEPRPGLIGICTSSGRIGHSLSFGCTDAATVISGDTILADAAATALGNAIKTKEPASMKQAIDSMLVEGIEGMIAVVDDLAAFGGIVPAIVPVKLPLEKIAAA; encoded by the coding sequence ATGCGTGAAGAACTGTTGAAAATCTATGAAACCATTGCCCGGGTTACTGCCGAGGAAGAACGCTTTATCCGCATCGCTGAAGCGGAGATTATTCTCAGGCGGAATGAATTGACCGCCTATATTTCCCAGGACCCGTATTTTCGCACCACACTTATGAGTCATTCAGTGAGTGAAAACGCTCCGGAGATAATCAAACGCATGACAAAAGCTACTGCCGGATTCGGCATCGGCCCGATGGCTGCAGTGGCAGGTGCGATTGCGGAATACGCGGTGCGAGCTATGGCTGCAGCCGGTTCACGCTATGCTATCGTGGACAATGGGGGAGACATCGCCATGCTCATCGACAGGCCGGTCACAGTCGGAATTTTCACCGGTGCGGCCGGAGTGCGGTCGTTCGGCCTGCGCTTTGAACCCAGGCCCGGCCTGATCGGTATCTGTACCTCTTCGGGCAGGATCGGCCATTCGCTCAGTTTCGGTTGCACTGATGCGGCAACCGTTATTTCCGGTGATACAATCCTGGCTGATGCCGCAGCCACTGCATTGGGCAATGCAATCAAGACAAAGGAGCCCGCGTCGATGAAGCAGGCGATTGACAGCATGCTGGTCGAAGGAATCGAAGGAATGATCGCAGTGGTGGACGACTTAGCAGCATTTGGAGGCATTGTTCCAGCCATAGTGCCTGTTAAACTACCTCTGGAAAAAATTGCAGCCGCCTGA
- a CDS encoding S41 family peptidase, whose amino-acid sequence MKIIGGCMKKYFIIMLCAVAFLSIQAAEGDYYMMISSTSGVPDNLLIPGDVFLDINGTKVTGYQDSSKLIEAANGAFKESGPEKFIMLSYGKTREVNATFSDDMSFNLGIVRETYTVSTKKASDQLTGLLKAMDNGYVKYDGQDYKAAKKYLTAFMQTDLSKKENLDLRSLVRKLACFFSLLNDGHAGAMTTQLSDAFSAGLLLGNDRFLPLHVEIMESGVYMKPGHYSDKKAKILEINGVKIESILEELVPMASGDTVQNKMDEIADNFQFFYYLAFGSTEQARLKLRALSREEEITLKGVTYQDVLHYPQTQLFSGKPVEMTRIGDVAVLKLMGFWKEPWFKESVDKCFSEIRTAGIHKLVIDLRQNGGGHTDGLVHLLSRISDRNFKFWEANLDRCSKEARDDGIKFDDDLAIGESRRYTHEAYTPTAEKMFTGEVRLLVGRKTFSTAFDCAVCFSAMKLGTIIGSNTGGNNNSTEKGFKHNLEFADIQTSIPYRIWINVDTPAYDSDLSLKPDIYAVQSESDYLQGTDTVLNKALKSFGQ is encoded by the coding sequence ATGAAAATAATCGGAGGCTGCATGAAAAAGTATTTCATTATCATGCTCTGCGCGGTTGCTTTTCTTTCTATCCAGGCGGCTGAGGGCGATTACTACATGATGATTTCCTCAACGTCCGGGGTCCCGGACAATCTGCTGATCCCTGGAGATGTTTTCCTGGATATTAACGGCACAAAAGTGACAGGATACCAGGATTCGAGCAAACTCATCGAGGCTGCCAACGGCGCATTCAAGGAAAGCGGACCGGAAAAATTCATAATGCTGTCCTACGGCAAAACCAGGGAAGTGAATGCCACTTTTTCGGACGACATGTCGTTCAATCTCGGCATAGTCAGGGAAACATACACCGTCTCCACTAAAAAAGCCTCTGATCAGTTGACTGGGCTGCTGAAGGCCATGGACAACGGCTACGTGAAATACGACGGCCAGGACTACAAGGCTGCAAAAAAGTATCTGACCGCATTCATGCAGACAGACCTTTCCAAGAAAGAGAATCTAGACCTGCGCTCTCTTGTCAGGAAGCTGGCCTGCTTCTTTTCCCTTCTCAATGACGGCCACGCCGGAGCCATGACCACACAGCTTTCCGACGCTTTTTCAGCCGGTCTGCTGCTCGGGAACGACAGATTTCTGCCCCTGCATGTGGAAATCATGGAAAGCGGAGTATATATGAAGCCCGGGCATTACTCTGACAAAAAGGCCAAAATCCTGGAAATCAACGGAGTCAAGATCGAATCCATACTTGAAGAACTGGTTCCAATGGCAAGCGGCGACACTGTCCAGAACAAGATGGACGAGATTGCCGACAACTTCCAGTTCTTCTATTACCTGGCCTTTGGCAGCACAGAGCAGGCCAGGCTGAAGCTACGGGCGCTTTCCAGGGAGGAGGAAATCACCCTGAAAGGAGTGACGTATCAGGATGTGCTGCATTACCCCCAGACCCAGCTTTTTTCCGGCAAACCGGTTGAGATGACTCGGATCGGAGATGTGGCAGTGCTCAAACTTATGGGATTCTGGAAAGAGCCATGGTTCAAGGAATCTGTAGACAAATGCTTCAGTGAGATCCGGACCGCGGGCATTCATAAACTGGTGATAGACCTGCGGCAAAACGGCGGTGGCCACACGGACGGACTTGTGCATCTGCTGAGCAGGATTTCTGACCGGAATTTCAAATTCTGGGAGGCTAACCTGGACCGCTGCTCCAAGGAAGCCAGGGATGACGGGATCAAGTTCGACGACGACCTGGCTATCGGAGAGTCACGCCGCTATACCCATGAGGCGTATACTCCCACAGCTGAAAAGATGTTCACCGGTGAAGTCAGGCTGCTGGTCGGCAGGAAGACTTTTTCCACTGCATTTGACTGCGCGGTCTGCTTTTCGGCGATGAAACTCGGCACGATAATAGGCAGCAATACCGGCGGGAACAACAATTCCACTGAAAAGGGCTTCAAGCACAACCTGGAGTTTGCCGACATCCAGACCTCGATTCCTTACAGGATCTGGATCAATGTGGACACTCCGGCCTACGACAGCGACCTGTCCCTGAAGCCTGATATTTATGCGGTGCAGAGCGAGAGCGACTACCTGCAGGGGACAGACACTGTTCTCAACAAGGCGCTGAAAAGCTTCGGCCAGTAA
- a CDS encoding TfoX/Sxy family protein, with the protein MASGKDFVEFIVEQMESAGVITYKKMFGEYGIYCGGKLVAMVCDDRLFIKPTESGRAFIGEVTEGERYPGAKPYFLIEDRFEDREWISELIRLTAEELPEPAEKNNKTKVSRRRGNV; encoded by the coding sequence ATGGCGTCAGGAAAAGATTTTGTTGAATTCATAGTGGAGCAGATGGAAAGTGCAGGCGTGATCACATACAAAAAGATGTTCGGCGAGTATGGAATTTACTGTGGCGGCAAACTGGTTGCCATGGTTTGTGATGACCGGCTGTTCATCAAGCCGACGGAAAGTGGAAGAGCCTTTATCGGCGAAGTGACCGAGGGTGAAAGGTATCCAGGTGCGAAGCCTTATTTTCTGATCGAAGACAGGTTTGAAGACCGTGAATGGATCAGCGAACTGATCAGGCTTACGGCGGAGGAGCTTCCTGAGCCGGCCGAAAAAAACAACAAAACCAAAGTTTCACGAAGGAGGGGAAATGTTTGA
- a CDS encoding DUF3795 domain-containing protein has translation MFDVNTAPPCGYTCGGCSHFRKDCAGCRQTEGKPYWSSYVENSRCPIYYCCTNERLLEHCGLCSQLPCETFLKLRDPSLSDEEFQKSLNERLTILRKRAGTSPG, from the coding sequence ATGTTTGACGTAAATACCGCGCCTCCATGCGGCTATACCTGTGGAGGCTGTTCGCATTTCAGGAAAGATTGCGCCGGGTGCAGGCAGACTGAAGGCAAGCCTTATTGGAGTTCATATGTGGAGAATTCAAGATGCCCGATCTATTATTGCTGCACGAATGAAAGGCTCCTGGAACATTGCGGTCTGTGTTCACAGCTGCCCTGCGAGACCTTTTTGAAATTGCGAGATCCTTCGCTGTCTGATGAGGAATTCCAGAAATCCCTGAACGAACGTTTGACCATCCTGAGAAAAAGAGCCGGAACTTCCCCAGGTTGA